The Corynebacterium felinum DNA segment GCTCCTACCCATTGCACCCACCCACCGCGGCAGAAGCTTTTGCCCACAAGGAACACACTGCAACCTGGATCAATCAATGGCAAAAAGTCAGCTGGGCTGAGATCGACTACGCAACCAAAAACTGGCGCCAAGCAGGTCTAGGAACCCAAACCGTACCTGTGCGTGCCACAATTTCCTCCAAACAACAGCTCTACCACGCCCTCACACAACAAACCGTTGCGCATCTCAACGATCTGGGCACAAAACTAGAAATCGTCGCAAACGCCATAGGGCATCAACGCGCCCGGGAAACAGTAAAAGCATGGGAAAAACTCACAATTGACGATATCCATCGCGGACTTGCGCTCCGTGACTGGTTAGAACACAACCCGAACTCTGGGCTACTTCCGCGCGCAGTTCCCATTCGCGGAATGGACACCAAATGGTTAGAACACAACCTCCCACTCATTCGCGCCTTAACAGGCATAGACGATACCGGACTTGCCCACCCACAAACCACCATCCATCTTCGGGTTCTGGACCCAACAATTCGACTTCATCCCCTCATCTGCTCAATGGGACTTGACCCAGCCGAAATATCCCCCGCGCTCGATCACGCCCGCGTGATCATCATGGTGGAAAACAAACTCACCTTCCAAGCACTCCCCGACTACCCAGCCACAGGTGCCGTAGCGGTATGGGGTGAAGGCTACCGCGCTGAAAAACTCGTCCAGATCCCAGAAATACAGAGTCTTCCGGTCTTGTACTTCGGGGATCTTGACCATGACGGATTCGCCATACTCAGCAATATACGGCGTATGCACCCTAACGTGACCAGCTTCGCCATGGATTCTGCCACACTCGACTTATTTCGCGAATTTGCCATCGAAGACCGCAACTACCAGCCACGCAGCTACCAGCACCTGACACAAGAAGAAAGCCGCACACTCGATGCGCTGCTTGCAGCAAACCTCAGGCTAGAACAAGAACGCATCAGCTTCGACCACGTTCTCACACACCTTCAGGCACTACTGCACAACCACCAATCACAATGAGCATGCAGAAGCCGAATAAGGATCGCTATGGCCGAGTGAAGAAGTCCCATACCAATACAGGTGCGAATCTACCGTCGTGGCAATAACCTCAACGATCGCTACGGTAAGATCCTTCAACTCCCGCGAAGTTTTGCTGAGCACCACCACACGATGCAACACCTCAGCAAGCGGAACACGACCTTCCTGCTGCTCAAAATGCGTGACCAGCATATTATCCGGCTCACAGGCAAAACTCAGTTCCTGGGCATACACGGCAGAAATCTCCACACCAGCACACGTATTGGCGCTCAAAGCCTCATGCACAGCCACCCACTGCTGAGGAGTAAGCAAGAGATGAAGATCAGTAGTGCACTCGCGCATCTTCACCTCTTCCATCACTGCAACCCCAAAACCTTTTTATCGTGGTGATCCAGCTTAACGCCGTCGAGAAGCTCAGGCCGCACCTGCTGCGTGCGCAACAACGCCTGGTCCCGCCGCCACCGCTCCACCTTCGCATGATTACCAGAAAACAGCACCTCAGGAACCTCCAAACCACGCCACTCGCGCGGCTTCGTGTAGCTTGGTCCCTCCAACAAACCATCTGAGAAACTATCTTCCTCATGGCTGCGCCTATTACCCAACACACCAGGGATCAGGCGAACCACAGCCTCGGCAATCACCAGCACAGCCACCTCACCACCAATGAGCACATAATCACCGATCGACACCTCGCGCACACGGTAACGATTATGCGCATCATCGATCACACGCTGATCAATACCCTCATAGCGTCCACAGGCGAAAACAATATGCTCCTCATTCGACCACGCGCGGGCATCAGCCTGTGTAAAAGGCTTGCCCGCAGGGGTGGGAACAATCAGCAACGGTAGTGAAGGGTCCTCCCCCTCGCGCACAGAAATATCCTGATAACGCTGCGGATCTACACCCTCCACATCATCATGGCGGGCCTTATCCTTATGCGGCAACGACGAACTCAACTCTTTGGTCAGCGCAGCCAGACCACAGCCTTGGGCAACATCGTCAAGTGCTGGACCCCACACAGCAGGTTTCATCACCATGCCAGGGCCGCCACCATAAGGGGAATCGTCAACCGACTTATGCACATCCGTGGCCCACTGGCGCAAATCGTGCACACCGACGCTTAAAATATTCTGCTCAATCGCCTTACCCAACAACGCATGGCGAAGGGGTTCGAGATATTCCGGAAAGATTGTGATGACGTCGAGACGCATTAGAGCTCTAACAACCCTTCCGGCGGAGTAATCGTGCACGTACCCTGCTCAAGATCCACCTCGGGAACAATATCGTGCACGAAAGGAATCAGCACCTCTTTCCCCCCTTTAAGCTCAACCTCAAGAATCTCACCGGCGGGACCGTGCATCACACCAGTCACCTCACCAATAACCTCACCGTCACGCAGCACCTTCAAACCTTCAAGCTCGTGATCGTAGAAACCCTCTTCTTCATCCTCAAGCTCCAACGGTGGCGCCCAAAACTGCGTACCCCGCAACGTATCAGCAGTTGTGCGATCGGGGACTTCCTCAAATTTAATCAACAACCGACCCTGATGGACTCGCGCTGCAGCAATAGTTAAAGAATGCTCCTTCTTCCCCTGCTTACCCTTGAGCACCTCACCCACAGCGAAGCGAATTTCGGGCTCGTCAGTGGTGATCTCAACTGCAACTTCACCCTTGATTCCGTGGGACTTGACCACGCGTCCAATCATCAATTCCATGCGATTGAGCATAGCACCTGCCCCCACCACCAAAATTCAGCGTACATTGCGGATACCGCATCCCACTAAACCAGTTGTTGATTATGCTCGGTCATGACTGCAACCATTCACCGATTGGAGTAGCGATGAACATCCTCAACCTGCTCGACTTGGCACCTGCGCTCGACGAACTCAAACCCAAAGCACAACGCGTACTCCGCGGCGATGGGGCAAACCTTATCCTGTTCAGCTTCGCCCCAGGCCAAGTACTGGCCGAACACATGGCAGCCCACCCCATTACCATTCAATGCATCGACGGTGTTTTAGACTTCGTCTGCGAAAACGAAACCGTCCGCCTCCACCCAGGCGTCATTATTCACCTGGATAGCCGAATTGAACACCGCGTGGACTGCCCCGATGAAGCACCAGGAAAAAACGTCCTGCTTCTGACCATGCTCACCGGTGAAAAGCACAGCTAGAGCAGGTCAGATTCCAAGGTTGCCAGCTTTGACTCCGCAAAGCTGCGACAATTTAACAGCTCCGGCTCATCCGCATCTGCAGACACAAGAGCTAAGACACTGCGGTAACAGATCTGGGCGAGATCCTTATCGTGCATCGCCTCACGAACCACCCCAAGTTCCACAGTCGCCTGAATAAACGAAATACGGTGCTTGGTCACTGGGGAATGCTGGGCAATAGCCATGCACTGGTCAAGATAGTGGATGGCGCTGCCCCAATCCCCCATCGCGCTACAGTGCTGGCCACGCTCAAGAAGATACTGGATACCCTCGGACACACTAGAGACCATGTCGAGCCCAAAACGATCTAATTCGAGCATTTCCCACACGTTGTAGCACAAAGCTTTCACCGCGCCTTCAACCTCAGCAATGTCGAGCGCACGACGGATATTCACAAGCGCCTCCTCCACATTGCCCATTTGGTATAGCCATTGAGTTCGCCTGGCTAAACAATAGGCAAGCAAGGATCGGCCACGCAGCGTTGTGTGCACGGTGGCATCACTAAATTCCGCGATGAAGGAACCTAGAATATCAGCACCCCGCTCCCACTCATCGGTGTGAAGCCGACACGTATCGAGTACAAGATCCATAGCCTCACTGAAATCATGCACTGATGCGGTATCACTGATGGCGTGGAGTTTATCCACTCCCTCATCGATCGCCTGCTTCGGGTTCAATGCAGCTACACAGCGCAAACGAAGCGCTTTGAGCTCATCCACATCCGCACGAAACAGAAGCTGCGCCGACTCAGAAGCCTGAGTAAAACTTTCGGCACTATCAGTGATTTCATCAACGATGGTTCCCACGGAAAGCACCTGTGCGCGCAGTTCATCGTCTTTCGCAGTATCAGACAGCAGCCGATCAATTTCGACAATTGCCTCTGGGAATTTCCCGGCAT contains these protein-coding regions:
- a CDS encoding Wadjet anti-phage system protein JetD domain-containing protein, producing MPRMILPHDIQAQLERYTRKHYLDILSADSFYRSYPLHPPTAAEAFAHKEHTATWINQWQKVSWAEIDYATKNWRQAGLGTQTVPVRATISSKQQLYHALTQQTVAHLNDLGTKLEIVANAIGHQRARETVKAWEKLTIDDIHRGLALRDWLEHNPNSGLLPRAVPIRGMDTKWLEHNLPLIRALTGIDDTGLAHPQTTIHLRVLDPTIRLHPLICSMGLDPAEISPALDHARVIIMVENKLTFQALPDYPATGAVAVWGEGYRAEKLVQIPEIQSLPVLYFGDLDHDGFAILSNIRRMHPNVTSFAMDSATLDLFREFAIEDRNYQPRSYQHLTQEESRTLDALLAANLRLEQERISFDHVLTHLQALLHNHQSQ
- the trmD gene encoding tRNA (guanosine(37)-N1)-methyltransferase TrmD → MRLDVITIFPEYLEPLRHALLGKAIEQNILSVGVHDLRQWATDVHKSVDDSPYGGGPGMVMKPAVWGPALDDVAQGCGLAALTKELSSSLPHKDKARHDDVEGVDPQRYQDISVREGEDPSLPLLIVPTPAGKPFTQADARAWSNEEHIVFACGRYEGIDQRVIDDAHNRYRVREVSIGDYVLIGGEVAVLVIAEAVVRLIPGVLGNRRSHEEDSFSDGLLEGPSYTKPREWRGLEVPEVLFSGNHAKVERWRRDQALLRTQQVRPELLDGVKLDHHDKKVLGLQ
- the rimM gene encoding ribosome maturation factor RimM (Essential for efficient processing of 16S rRNA) encodes the protein MELMIGRVVKSHGIKGEVAVEITTDEPEIRFAVGEVLKGKQGKKEHSLTIAAARVHQGRLLIKFEEVPDRTTADTLRGTQFWAPPLELEDEEEGFYDHELEGLKVLRDGEVIGEVTGVMHGPAGEILEVELKGGKEVLIPFVHDIVPEVDLEQGTCTITPPEGLLEL
- a CDS encoding cupin domain-containing protein, whose amino-acid sequence is MLGHDCNHSPIGVAMNILNLLDLAPALDELKPKAQRVLRGDGANLILFSFAPGQVLAEHMAAHPITIQCIDGVLDFVCENETVRLHPGVIIHLDSRIEHRVDCPDEAPGKNVLLLTMLTGEKHS